A region from the Acanthochromis polyacanthus isolate Apoly-LR-REF ecotype Palm Island chromosome 23, KAUST_Apoly_ChrSc, whole genome shotgun sequence genome encodes:
- the ino80b gene encoding INO80 complex subunit B isoform X1 encodes MVSFYRLRCNFFHTNWDISVDSMGKRKDMIHPRFLGEGGSGLHSVHKRKHKKHKKHKRKHHSFAEAPEPEPVVVPRPPSQLRLKIKLGGQTLGTKSVPTFTVHPGVARPPSPLMIIDNDADDDDEDDDDEDDDDDEPSVPLEQYRAWLDEDSNLATSPMPDVDSDSMLGGPVDEEERWLDALEKGELDDNGELKKEIDESLLTARQKALLHKQQSQPLLELPMGYKEKEMTAEMMQKREERARKRRLQAAKKAEENKNQTIERLTKTSKAKIKSMREKKSKQSQCPMVRYSDSAQGMNISFPTGVLAPAPTAPRPPPPAPVSCGVSGCTNLKKYSCSKTGVPLCSLECYKRNLLLVQSAA; translated from the exons ATGGTGTCGTTTTACAGGCTGCGTTGCAACTTTTTCCACACAAACTG GGACATTTCTGTCGATTCAATGGGGAAAAGGAAAGACATGATTCACCCCAGGTTTCTCG GTGAAGGTGGCTCTGGCCTGCACAGCGTTCACAAACGGAAACATAAAAAGCACAAGAAGCACAAGAGGAAGCACCACAGCTTTGCCGAGGCCCCGGAGCCAGAGCCTGTTGTGGTTCCTCGACCTCCATCGCAGCTCCGGCTCAAGATCAAGCTCGGAGGACAGACGCTGGGAACCAAGAG TGTTCCCACCTTCACCGTCCATCCTGGAGTGGCTCGTCCTCCGTCACCGTTGATGATTATTGATAATGATGCTGATGACGACGATGAAGACGATGACGATGAAGACGATGACGACGATGAGCCCTCTGTGCCTCTGGAGCAATATCGGGCCTGGCTGG ATGAAGACAGCAACCTGGCCACATCCCCCATGCCAGACGTGGACTCAGACTCCATGCTGGGAGGGCCGGTAGACGAGGAGGAGAGGTGGCTGGACGCTCTGGAGAAAGGGGAGCTCGACGACAACGGAGAGCTAAAGAAGGAGATCGACGAGTCTCTGCTTACCGCCAGACAG AAAGCCCTGCTACACAAGCAGCAGAGTCAGCCTCTGCTGGAGCTCCCTATGGGCTACAAGGAGAAAGAGATGACTGCAGAGATGATGCAGAAACGGGAGGAGCGTGCCCGAAAGAGGCGCCTCCAGGCCGCCAAAAAAGCTGAAGAGAACAAGAACCAGACGATAGAGAGGCTGACAAAAACCAGCAAGGCCAAGATCAAAAGCATGAGAGAGAAGAAGTCCAAGCAGAGTCAGTGTCCGATGGTTCGCTACAGCGACTCCGCACAGGGAATGAACATCTCTTTCCCCACTGGGGTCCTCGCCCCGGCCCCGACTGCTCCCCGTCCTCCACCTCCAGCCCCGGTCAGCTGTGGCGTCAGCGGGTGCACTAACCTGAAGAAGTACTCCTGCTCAAAGACCGGAGTTCCTCTCTGCAGTCTGGAGTGTTACAAGAGGAACCTGCTGCTGGTGCAGAGTGCAGCTTGA
- the ino80b gene encoding INO80 complex subunit B isoform X2, translating into MGKRKDMIHPRFLGEGGSGLHSVHKRKHKKHKKHKRKHHSFAEAPEPEPVVVPRPPSQLRLKIKLGGQTLGTKSVPTFTVHPGVARPPSPLMIIDNDADDDDEDDDDEDDDDDEPSVPLEQYRAWLDEDSNLATSPMPDVDSDSMLGGPVDEEERWLDALEKGELDDNGELKKEIDESLLTARQKALLHKQQSQPLLELPMGYKEKEMTAEMMQKREERARKRRLQAAKKAEENKNQTIERLTKTSKAKIKSMREKKSKQSQCPMVRYSDSAQGMNISFPTGVLAPAPTAPRPPPPAPVSCGVSGCTNLKKYSCSKTGVPLCSLECYKRNLLLVQSAA; encoded by the exons ATGGGGAAAAGGAAAGACATGATTCACCCCAGGTTTCTCG GTGAAGGTGGCTCTGGCCTGCACAGCGTTCACAAACGGAAACATAAAAAGCACAAGAAGCACAAGAGGAAGCACCACAGCTTTGCCGAGGCCCCGGAGCCAGAGCCTGTTGTGGTTCCTCGACCTCCATCGCAGCTCCGGCTCAAGATCAAGCTCGGAGGACAGACGCTGGGAACCAAGAG TGTTCCCACCTTCACCGTCCATCCTGGAGTGGCTCGTCCTCCGTCACCGTTGATGATTATTGATAATGATGCTGATGACGACGATGAAGACGATGACGATGAAGACGATGACGACGATGAGCCCTCTGTGCCTCTGGAGCAATATCGGGCCTGGCTGG ATGAAGACAGCAACCTGGCCACATCCCCCATGCCAGACGTGGACTCAGACTCCATGCTGGGAGGGCCGGTAGACGAGGAGGAGAGGTGGCTGGACGCTCTGGAGAAAGGGGAGCTCGACGACAACGGAGAGCTAAAGAAGGAGATCGACGAGTCTCTGCTTACCGCCAGACAG AAAGCCCTGCTACACAAGCAGCAGAGTCAGCCTCTGCTGGAGCTCCCTATGGGCTACAAGGAGAAAGAGATGACTGCAGAGATGATGCAGAAACGGGAGGAGCGTGCCCGAAAGAGGCGCCTCCAGGCCGCCAAAAAAGCTGAAGAGAACAAGAACCAGACGATAGAGAGGCTGACAAAAACCAGCAAGGCCAAGATCAAAAGCATGAGAGAGAAGAAGTCCAAGCAGAGTCAGTGTCCGATGGTTCGCTACAGCGACTCCGCACAGGGAATGAACATCTCTTTCCCCACTGGGGTCCTCGCCCCGGCCCCGACTGCTCCCCGTCCTCCACCTCCAGCCCCGGTCAGCTGTGGCGTCAGCGGGTGCACTAACCTGAAGAAGTACTCCTGCTCAAAGACCGGAGTTCCTCTCTGCAGTCTGGAGTGTTACAAGAGGAACCTGCTGCTGGTGCAGAGTGCAGCTTGA